GTAATAATTTGAGTTGGTCGTACAAGCGATACCGTTTCTGTTTCCAGAAACGGTTTTTTATTGGCTCCCGGCAGCCAGCTGCCGGGAGCTGTAGCTTATTTATGTATCTCTGAAGAGAAGTTGAATTGTATATCGGGGTTGTTGGTACGTTCTGTATTGAGGTACCATTCAGACTGGGCCAGGTATACGAGGTGTCCGTCTTTATCTTCCACGATGTTGGCGGATTTGAAGCGGATGAAATCTTCGATCTTATCTTTCGGTCCGGTGAGCCAGCAGGCTTTATAGAAGGGCAGTGTATTGAACTGGCACGCCGCGCCATATTCCTGCAGGAGGCGGTACTGGATTACTTCAAACTGGAGATCGCCCACGCAGCCGATGATTTTGCGGTTGCCGCCGTGCTGGGTGAAGAGCTGTGCTACACCTTCATCTGTAAGCTGGCGGATACCTTTTTCCAGTTGTTTGGTTTTCATCGGGTCTTTGTTCACCAGTTCCTTGAACAGTTCCGGAGAGAAGCTGGGGATACCGCTGAAGTAGAAGTTTTCGCCTTCTGTGAGGGTATCGCCGATCTTGAAGTTACCGGTATCGAACAGGCCTACCACGTCGCCGGGGAAAGCATCATCCACCACATTTTTTTCGCGGGCGAGGAAGCTATACGGGTTGCTGAACCTAACGTCTTTGTCTAAACGAACATGATGAAAGAATTTGTTCCTTTCAAATTTTCCGGAGCAAACACGCAGGAACGCAATACGGTCGCGGTGACGGGGATCCAGGTTGGCGTGTATCTTAAAGATGAAGCCACTGAATTTCTCTTCGTTCACGTCTATTTCCCGGGTCGTAGCTTCGCGGCTACGTGGTATGGGCGCGATATCCACGAAGGTATCGAGGAGGTCTTTCACTCCGAAGTTATTAACGGCGCTGCCGAAGAAAACGGGCGCCAGTTTGCCGGCGAGGTAGTCTTCGCGGTTGAAGGTATCGTATACACCTTCTATCAGCTCTACATCTCCGCGGATCTGGGTGGCATCTTTTTCGGAGAAATGTTCGTCTACGAAGTTGCTGCTGAGATCGGGGAGTGCCACCACATCTTCGTCGGTAGCTTTTTTATTGGGCTGGAACGCCACGAAGCTCTTATCGTAGAGGTTATACACGCCTTTAAAATCGGAGCCCATATTAATAGGCCAGCTAAGCGGACGAACGCGGATGTTCAGTTTTTCTTCCAGTTCATCCAGCAGGTCGAATGGATATTTACCATCGCGGTCCATTTTATTCACGAAGATGATCACTGGTGTATCGCGCATGCGGCACACCTCCATCAGTCTTTCTGTTTGTTCCTCCACGCCCTTCACACAGTCGATCACCAGCACCACACTGTCAACGGCAGTGAGCGTGCGGTAAGTATCTTCAGCAAAGTCTTTGTGGCCGGGAGTATCCAGCAGGTTAACAAGGATATCGCGGTATTCGAATGTCATTACAGAAGTAGCTACGGAGATACCTCTTTGTCTTTCAATTTCCATGAAATCCGAGGTAGTATGCTTCTTTATCTTGTTGGATTTTACGGCTCCGGCAGTCTGGATAGCCCCGCCGAACAGGAGAAATTTCTCTGTCAGTGTGGTTTTACCGGCATCCGGGTGAGCGATGATCGCAAAGGATTTTCTTTTACTGATTTCGTTAGCGTACTTCATATATATCCGAAAAATGGCAGCAAAGGTAACTAAATTTTTTGTCCGGCTATATTTCGTGTTTATTGGCTTCGTGCGTGCCAATAAATCCGCTAAATTTGAAATATGATAGCGACGCTTAAAATATTGTGGAATAGCTTCAAAATGGCGATGCAGGAATTACGGGTAAATAAGCTCCGGACTTTCCTGTCGTTGTTTGGGATTACGATTGGCATCTTCTGTATTATCGCGGTATTTACCTTAACAGGTAGTCTGGAGCATAATATCCGTAAGGATCTGGCGGATCTGGGCGACGATGTGATTTACCTGCAGAAATGGCCCTGGGGTGGAAACGGGGAATACGCCTGGTGGAAGTATATGAACCGTCCGCTGCCGGAGTATAAGGAGTTGAAGCTGATACAGGAAAAGGTACAGAGTGCGAGCTATGCCTCCTTTAACTTCGATGTAGGCGGTAAGAAGGTGGAATTTGGGGATGATTATATGGACGGGGTGACGATGATGGCCGTGAGTAATGATTTTGACCAGATACAGACATTACAGATCACCAGTGGCCGCTTTTTCAGCAATAGTGAGAGCAACAGTGGCTCTAATGTGGCTATACTGGGGTACAATATCTGGGACGGGCTTTTTTCGTCGCCGGAGTCGGCTATGGGAAAGATGGTGAAAATTGCGGGCCGGGATGTAAAGGTAATTGGCTTGCTGAAGCGAAAGGGAGAGAGTATGATTGGAGGCATTGGCTACGATAATGCGATTCTGGTGCCTTACCGTTTCGGGCGGACGGTGGTAGATGAGCGGCGTAACGCGGATCCTTACATACAGGTGAAGGCGAAGCCGAATGTATCCATCACGCAGCTGAAAGATGAGATGCGAGGGATTATGCGGGCGGCACACCGGTTGAAACCCAGGCAGGAAGATGATTTCGCTTTGAATGAGATCAGTGCGGCCAACGATAGCCTGGCCACCATGTTTGCCACCATTAACTCGGTAGGGTTCCTGATTGCGGTATTTGCATTGATTGTGGGTGCTTTCGGGATTGCCAATATTATGTTTGTGACGGTAAAGGAGCGGACAAATATCATTGGATTGAAGAAGGCGATTGGGGCGAGGAGGAGTATTATTATGATGGAATTTCTGCTGGAAGCGATGTGCCTTTGTTTGTTCGGAGGGGTGCTGGGACTGTTGCTGGTATATCTTATAGTAATAGCTGTTAATATGAGTGGAGTGTTTGAAATGGTACTTTCTCCGGGAGCCGTTATTTTCGGGCTTTCCGTATCGGCTATAGTGGGATTGCTGGCAGGTTTTATACCGGCTTATACAGCGAGCAAGCTGGATCCGGTGGTGGCGATCCGGAGTTCATGATAAAAATTAAATCAAAGAAACTACCATATCCTGTGCCGGGAGGCAGTAAATCGGTGAAAACGGACCCGGGCTCCCATGGAAGGAGTAGCTCTCCCGGAAATTTAATAGCAGCGATTGATACCTGAATTAGCTGATGGCTTCACGTTATCATTGGCTGCAAGGCTTTTACAGGCGGGTTTTCCCGCCTTTTTTTATTAATTTTGCCCCTTATGTCAGTTAAAATCTTAGCGATAGAATCGTCTTGTGATGATACAGGAGCGGCCGTGATAGTAGATGGGAAAGTATTATCCAATCATATTGCGGGTCAGAAAGTGCATGAGCAGTATGGCGGGGTGGTGCCGGAGCTGGCGTCGAGGGCGCACCAGGAGAACATTGTGCCGGTGGTGGATGTAGCGTTGAAAACAGCGGGTGTAGCGAGGGAAGAACTGAGTGCGATCGCATTTACGCAATCGCCGGGCCTGATAGGTTCCCTGCTGGTAGGCAGTTGTTTTGCGAAGTCGATGGCGATGGCGCTGAATATACCGCTGATAGGCGTGCATCATATGCAGGCGCATGTACTGGCGAATTTCATAGACGATCCCAGGCCGGATTTTCCTTTTCTGTGTTTGACCGTATCCGGGGGGCATACCCAGATAGTGTTGTGTGAAAGCCCGTTGCGTATGCGGGTGATTGGAGAAACCCTGGATGATGCAGCGGGAGAGGCTTTTGATAAAACAGCGAAGATACTCGGACTGCCTTATCCGGGAGGGCCGTTGATCGATAAATACGCTGCCACCGGGAATCCGGAGCGGTTTAAATTTCCCGAGCCGCGTATACCGGGACTGAATTTCAGTTTCAGCGGTTTGAAAACATCTATCTTATACTTCCTGCAGGATAATCAACAGCAGCAACCTGATTTCATCGCACAAAATCTGGCGGATATCTGTGCTTCTATACAGCATCGCATTGTCAGCATCTTGCTAAACAAGGTTATAAAAGCTTCACAGGAAACGGGTATCAGGGATATTGCCATTGCCGGCGGCGTAAGTGCCAACAGCGGGTTAAGAAATGCGTTGGAGGTATATGGGAAGAAGTATAACTGGCGCACTTTTATTCCTAAATTCGAGTATTGTACAGATAATGCCGGTATGATAGCCATCACGGCATATTATAAATACCTGGCGGGCGAGTTTGCAGGTTTGGATGCTGTGCCTACCGCCAGGGCTGCATTTTAAAGGAACAGCGGGAAGAGAAAAAGTAACCGCTAATGGGTAAAATCCTATACCTAACCATCATAAAATCGATTTAGTTTTATAGCAAAGCTATAATGATTATTATCTATGAAGAAAGTACTGACTGCTTTACTGGGTCTGACACTTGCCTATAACGTAGTACCGGCGCAGGCACCGGCAGCGCAAACGGAGTGGCAGCAACAGAAATATTCCATGTTTATTCACTGGGGGGCCATTTATTCCACTTTGGGCGGCGTTTGGGAAGGGAAACCGGTTACCCGGGGCTATAGCGAGCAAATACAGGCGCATGCCGGTATTTACAGCGATATATACGGCGCCATAGCGAAACAGTTTAACCCGCAGTACTGGAATGCAGATTCGATTGTATTGCTGGCGAAAGCAGCGGGTATGAAATCGGTGGTGATGACATCGAAGCACCATGATGGCTTTTGCATGTTCCATTCTGCCTATACCGACTATAACGTAGTAGATGCCACTCCTTTTAAAAGAGATGTACTGAAGGAATTATCGGAAGCCTGCCGGCGTCATGGTCTGAAATTCGGGATGTACTTTTCGCTGATCGACTGGCACTATCCGCAGGCGTACCCGATTTCCAGCACGAACAGTGATCCGATAACACCGGAGCATCATGAGTTTAACAAGAAGCAGGTAACGGAGCTGATGACCAATTATGGTCCGGTTTCGGAGATCTGGTTTGATATGGGATCATTGACAGAACAGCAAAGCCGTGATCTGGCGGAGATAGTACATCGTTTACAGCCGGGATGTATGGTGAGTGGGCGTTTGGGGAATGATGCCGGTGATTTTTGTGTAATGGGAGACAACCAATACCCGGATTACAAAATTGCATCGGCCTGGCAGACGCCGGCCTCTGTATATGACGAAACCTGGGGTTACCGTAGCTGGCAACAGCATGGAAAGGCGGTGGACAAAGCACATGAGAAGCTGCTGGGATTGATTAAAGTGGTGAGTCGCGGTGGTAATTACCTGTTGAATATTGGTCCGCGTGGAGATGGTTCGGTAGTAGATTTCGAGAAAGAAGTATTGCTGGCAAACGGCGCCTGGCTGAAACTCAATGGGGAAGCCATTTACGGCGCATCTGCAAATCCGTTTGATACCACTTTTGCCTGGGGAGAAGTAACCACTAAACCTGGAAAATTGTATCTGCACCTGCTGCAGACGCCACAGAACGGGGTGATTGAGTTACCGGGATTGAACAGCAAAGTGAGTCAGGTAACGTTGTTGAGCAATGGTAAAAAGGTGGCGGCCCGTGTATCAGTAAAAGATGGAAACACCCGTATTCAGCTGCCGGCAGATTTCAGGATAGCCGACAATGATGTTGCCGTATTAGCGTTGCATTGCGGAAACAGTGTGAGCATCACTCCCCTGCATTTATTGAAACATGCTACGGCCCTGAACCGTTATAATGCCACACCGTTATACAGTTTCTCCGGTGCCGATTATCCGAGTTACTATCGTAGTGAAGTAGGAGAGCGGTGGGCATTTACTGTGAAGAAACCGTCGTCATTGAAGCTGGTATATAGTGATGAAGAGAAAGGAAAACAGGCGAAGATTACGCTGAACGGCGTTACAAAAGACGTATTGCTGGATGGCAGTCAGCGTGCTCAGTTTTATAACGATCCCGCATCATTGCAATGGGGCCCGATATACAGCACGTCGTCTTTCCCTTCGTATATTGATGGCGCCAATGGATCAGTGAAGGAGGTGAATCCGGATCAACCGTGGCCGGGGGATAAAGATCAGCCGTGGACAAAGCACAGCGATTGGAAGAACGATGAAGTGCTGAAGATCCCGTCTGATCGTGGGCGGAGCCGCGCGGCTTACCTGTTGCAGGAGATCACTGCCCCTAAAGCGGGAGATTATCTGGTGGGATTTACGAGCGGCGATGGGATTGGCGTATTCCTCAACGGAGAAGAGCAGGTATTGCATAATAATCCGGCCAGGGGTACTACCGGATCGGAAGTAGCGTTATTATCGCTGAAGGAAGGGAAGAACCAGTTGATCGTTAAATACTATAATCGTTTTGCGAAGGAGATTACAGCCGGTATCAACAGGAATGTTCCGCAGGTAATGTATGAGCAGCCGGTAGATCTGAAGCTGAAGGGAAATGGCAGAGTGGAGACCGCAGAGATCAGGCAGGCTAATCCGGTTTCTATCCATCGTAATCTTCGTATGCCCAATCTTTCTGTAGTATTGGATCAGTAAAAAATAAATGAGTAACACTTACTTCAGATTTAAACAATTTACAGTTCACCAGGAACACTGCGCCATGAAAGTGTGTACAGACGCCTGTATACAAGGCGCATTCACGGCGCAGTACCTGAGCGACAATGATATAACGGTACCGGCTATACTGGATATAGGAGCCGGTACGGGTTTGTTAAGCCTGATGCTGGCTCAGGAGGTAGCGGGCAATATCACCGCCATAGAACTGGACGAGGGAGCGGCTAAGCAGGCTACTGCGAATTTCATGACATCGCCCTGGGACGACCGTCTGCAGCTGATCCGCAACGACATACGGAAAATGGAGAAGACCCGGGAGTATGATTTTATTATAACGAATCCGCCATTTTATGAAGATGCCCTGAAGAGTGGCCATGAAGGCAAGGACCGGGCGATGCATGCCACCAGCTTGGGTTACAGTGAGCTGATTGCCGCTATCGATCTGCACTTATCGCCGCAGGGAGAGGTATCGTTGTTGTTGCCTTATCAATCGTTCGAAGCATTTCACGGCCTGGCATTGGCGGCAGGGCTGCATCTGAAGCAGGCGCTGTATATCCGGCAAAGTGAGCAGCATGGCTTTTTCAGAGTGGTAGGTATCTTGTCGAGGCAACCGGTGAACACCGTAGTAACAGAAATGGCCATTCACGATAGCAACCGGAAATACACCCCTTTGTTTGCCCAATTGCTGCAGCCTTATTACCTGTATTTATAATCATCACGCCACATAATCTGCGAGGTAGCTGAAGTGATCGGTGAGTTTGCCACCGGCCGCAATGGTTGCGGCTGCGATCATTTCGCTTTCGGGCCGGAGTAGTTCTTCAAAAACATATTTCATCAGCTGATCGCCGAAATATTGGGAAGCATCGCGTGGAAGTTCGTTGGGCAGGTTGCTGACGCACATCATATCTACGCTGTTTTCGAGATAGGGAGCGGTTTTTTCCATGGTATACCGGTTAACGCCGTAAACGGGATCTTCGATGGTGCTATCGCCCAGGTTGGAGGGAACGGAGCCGTTGGTATCGTCGGTAATATCGGCGATGACCTTAATGCGGAAGTTTTCTTTTTTGAGGTCATCTTTCTGAAAAAGCGGTGGGATATTATGATCCCAATAGATGCCATTCATCAGTATATCGCTTACCGTTACATAGGGAAGGAACCGGCATTCATATAATTCAGGATGTGCGTGGAAGTCGCTGCGGCTGTAGGTTTTATCGTTTTTACGCAGGTATAGTTCGCCGGCTTTGAGCTGGGTATATACGGGGTATGCGTAGGAGTTGATGAGGTATTCTTCCGGCGGGATGTACTTGATACCGAGCAGTCCCATTATTTCGAGAGCGCCGGCGGCCACGCGGCCGGAGCCGGTGATGACGATTTTTATGGGAGGAAGTTTGATACCGAAGTAATGGCTGATCATTTCCTGGAAGTCGTGGCTGGTATGTACGCGTTTGAACTGGAAGCTGTTGGTTCTGTTGCCGTAGGCCATGAGGCCGTTGTGAGCGCCGACTACGCCGGCGAAGAAGCCGAAGCCGAGGATGCGTTGTCCATCGGGATGTACAAGGCATTCATAGTCGATAAGGGTAATATTTTTCTTCAGGATAGTCTGGAGCATTTCCCTGTTATGCGGTTGTTTCTTTTTGGTATGGCTGAAGAACAGGTAAGTTTTGCCAGCGATCAGTTTATCGGCGGGCACTTCTTTGATGCCGAGGAGGATGGAGCAGCGGGAGAGATCCTCCAGCAGTGCAGCGCCGGCTTTTTCG
The genomic region above belongs to Chitinophaga sp. 180180018-3 and contains:
- a CDS encoding peptide chain release factor 3, with translation MKYANEISKRKSFAIIAHPDAGKTTLTEKFLLFGGAIQTAGAVKSNKIKKHTTSDFMEIERQRGISVATSVMTFEYRDILVNLLDTPGHKDFAEDTYRTLTAVDSVVLVIDCVKGVEEQTERLMEVCRMRDTPVIIFVNKMDRDGKYPFDLLDELEEKLNIRVRPLSWPINMGSDFKGVYNLYDKSFVAFQPNKKATDEDVVALPDLSSNFVDEHFSEKDATQIRGDVELIEGVYDTFNREDYLAGKLAPVFFGSAVNNFGVKDLLDTFVDIAPIPRSREATTREIDVNEEKFSGFIFKIHANLDPRHRDRIAFLRVCSGKFERNKFFHHVRLDKDVRFSNPYSFLAREKNVVDDAFPGDVVGLFDTGNFKIGDTLTEGENFYFSGIPSFSPELFKELVNKDPMKTKQLEKGIRQLTDEGVAQLFTQHGGNRKIIGCVGDLQFEVIQYRLLQEYGAACQFNTLPFYKACWLTGPKDKIEDFIRFKSANIVEDKDGHLVYLAQSEWYLNTERTNNPDIQFNFSSEIHK
- a CDS encoding ABC transporter permease, whose translation is MIATLKILWNSFKMAMQELRVNKLRTFLSLFGITIGIFCIIAVFTLTGSLEHNIRKDLADLGDDVIYLQKWPWGGNGEYAWWKYMNRPLPEYKELKLIQEKVQSASYASFNFDVGGKKVEFGDDYMDGVTMMAVSNDFDQIQTLQITSGRFFSNSESNSGSNVAILGYNIWDGLFSSPESAMGKMVKIAGRDVKVIGLLKRKGESMIGGIGYDNAILVPYRFGRTVVDERRNADPYIQVKAKPNVSITQLKDEMRGIMRAAHRLKPRQEDDFALNEISAANDSLATMFATINSVGFLIAVFALIVGAFGIANIMFVTVKERTNIIGLKKAIGARRSIIMMEFLLEAMCLCLFGGVLGLLLVYLIVIAVNMSGVFEMVLSPGAVIFGLSVSAIVGLLAGFIPAYTASKLDPVVAIRSS
- the tsaD gene encoding tRNA (adenosine(37)-N6)-threonylcarbamoyltransferase complex transferase subunit TsaD, giving the protein MSVKILAIESSCDDTGAAVIVDGKVLSNHIAGQKVHEQYGGVVPELASRAHQENIVPVVDVALKTAGVAREELSAIAFTQSPGLIGSLLVGSCFAKSMAMALNIPLIGVHHMQAHVLANFIDDPRPDFPFLCLTVSGGHTQIVLCESPLRMRVIGETLDDAAGEAFDKTAKILGLPYPGGPLIDKYAATGNPERFKFPEPRIPGLNFSFSGLKTSILYFLQDNQQQQPDFIAQNLADICASIQHRIVSILLNKVIKASQETGIRDIAIAGGVSANSGLRNALEVYGKKYNWRTFIPKFEYCTDNAGMIAITAYYKYLAGEFAGLDAVPTARAAF
- a CDS encoding alpha-L-fucosidase codes for the protein MKKVLTALLGLTLAYNVVPAQAPAAQTEWQQQKYSMFIHWGAIYSTLGGVWEGKPVTRGYSEQIQAHAGIYSDIYGAIAKQFNPQYWNADSIVLLAKAAGMKSVVMTSKHHDGFCMFHSAYTDYNVVDATPFKRDVLKELSEACRRHGLKFGMYFSLIDWHYPQAYPISSTNSDPITPEHHEFNKKQVTELMTNYGPVSEIWFDMGSLTEQQSRDLAEIVHRLQPGCMVSGRLGNDAGDFCVMGDNQYPDYKIASAWQTPASVYDETWGYRSWQQHGKAVDKAHEKLLGLIKVVSRGGNYLLNIGPRGDGSVVDFEKEVLLANGAWLKLNGEAIYGASANPFDTTFAWGEVTTKPGKLYLHLLQTPQNGVIELPGLNSKVSQVTLLSNGKKVAARVSVKDGNTRIQLPADFRIADNDVAVLALHCGNSVSITPLHLLKHATALNRYNATPLYSFSGADYPSYYRSEVGERWAFTVKKPSSLKLVYSDEEKGKQAKITLNGVTKDVLLDGSQRAQFYNDPASLQWGPIYSTSSFPSYIDGANGSVKEVNPDQPWPGDKDQPWTKHSDWKNDEVLKIPSDRGRSRAAYLLQEITAPKAGDYLVGFTSGDGIGVFLNGEEQVLHNNPARGTTGSEVALLSLKEGKNQLIVKYYNRFAKEITAGINRNVPQVMYEQPVDLKLKGNGRVETAEIRQANPVSIHRNLRMPNLSVVLDQ
- a CDS encoding methyltransferase yields the protein MKVCTDACIQGAFTAQYLSDNDITVPAILDIGAGTGLLSLMLAQEVAGNITAIELDEGAAKQATANFMTSPWDDRLQLIRNDIRKMEKTREYDFIITNPPFYEDALKSGHEGKDRAMHATSLGYSELIAAIDLHLSPQGEVSLLLPYQSFEAFHGLALAAGLHLKQALYIRQSEQHGFFRVVGILSRQPVNTVVTEMAIHDSNRKYTPLFAQLLQPYYLYL
- a CDS encoding NAD(P)-dependent oxidoreductase, yielding METPIHIGLIREEKHPHDNRVAFTPKQCQWIRHHFPHIHLYVQPSPIRCYKDEEYEKAGAALLEDLSRCSILLGIKEVPADKLIAGKTYLFFSHTKKKQPHNREMLQTILKKNITLIDYECLVHPDGQRILGFGFFAGVVGAHNGLMAYGNRTNSFQFKRVHTSHDFQEMISHYFGIKLPPIKIVITGSGRVAAGALEIMGLLGIKYIPPEEYLINSYAYPVYTQLKAGELYLRKNDKTYSRSDFHAHPELYECRFLPYVTVSDILMNGIYWDHNIPPLFQKDDLKKENFRIKVIADITDDTNGSVPSNLGDSTIEDPVYGVNRYTMEKTAPYLENSVDMMCVSNLPNELPRDASQYFGDQLMKYVFEELLRPESEMIAAATIAAGGKLTDHFSYLADYVA